From Falsibacillus albus, a single genomic window includes:
- the mobA gene encoding molybdenum cofactor guanylyltransferase, with product MKLSMVITAGGQSSRMGSRKDQLSFRGKCLLDLLIDRFKSISSELIIVANEPVVMFEPMIKVIEDVECFKGKGPLAGLYSGMTEAVNDYIGLIACDMPFASAELVQFMAAKMEEEQLDAVVPSFQNRLHPLLAVYHRRIAEKIEQLLKEDQRSIKALLAEIHYKKISPDELPDSISREIASILFNMNTPEDYHMAKMMMQKKGDEHELCDHDGTNQH from the coding sequence GTGAAGTTGTCAATGGTGATTACGGCAGGGGGGCAATCATCCAGGATGGGAAGCAGGAAGGATCAGCTGTCCTTTCGTGGGAAATGCTTGCTGGATTTGTTAATTGATCGGTTTAAAAGTATTAGTTCCGAACTCATCATTGTGGCAAATGAACCGGTTGTAATGTTCGAGCCGATGATCAAGGTCATTGAGGATGTGGAATGTTTTAAAGGAAAAGGTCCACTGGCGGGCTTGTACAGCGGGATGACGGAGGCTGTGAATGATTATATTGGTCTGATTGCCTGTGACATGCCATTTGCCTCAGCGGAGCTTGTTCAATTCATGGCAGCGAAAATGGAGGAGGAACAGTTGGATGCGGTCGTTCCATCTTTCCAAAATAGGCTCCATCCACTGTTGGCGGTCTACCATCGAAGGATTGCAGAAAAAATCGAACAACTATTAAAAGAAGATCAACGCAGTATCAAGGCGCTACTGGCAGAGATCCACTATAAAAAAATTTCCCCTGATGAGCTTCCTGACTCGATTTCTCGAGAGATTGCGTCTATTCTATTTAATATGAACACGCCGGAGGATTATCACATGGCTAAAATGATGATGCAGAAAAAGGGGGATGAGCATGAATTATGTGATCACGACGGAACCAATCAGCATTGA
- a CDS encoding molybdenum cofactor biosynthesis protein MoaE, whose amino-acid sequence MNYVITTEPISIETVVQKVVRPEAGAITTFIGTVREMTAGKRTLYLEYQAYAAMAEKMLRQIGEEISDKWPDARTAISHRIGRLDITDIAVAIAISTPHRASAYEANRYAIERIKEIVPIWKKEHWENGEEWIGNQQGTKRYESGKPEVNEDGN is encoded by the coding sequence ATGAATTATGTGATCACGACGGAACCAATCAGCATTGAAACGGTTGTTCAAAAAGTGGTTCGTCCTGAAGCAGGGGCCATTACGACTTTCATCGGCACTGTACGGGAAATGACGGCAGGAAAAAGGACACTTTATTTGGAATATCAAGCGTATGCAGCGATGGCTGAAAAAATGCTGAGGCAAATTGGCGAAGAAATCAGCGATAAGTGGCCGGATGCGCGGACAGCCATTTCGCACCGAATCGGCAGATTGGATATCACCGATATCGCGGTGGCAATTGCCATATCGACTCCGCATCGTGCCAGCGCGTATGAGGCAAACCGTTATGCAATTGAAAGAATAAAAGAAATCGTCCCCATTTGGAAAAAGGAGCATTGGGAAAATGGAGAGGAATGGATCGGCAATCAACAAGGAACAAAAAGATATGAATCTGGAAAACCTGAGGTGAACGAAGATGGAAATTAA
- the moaD gene encoding molybdopterin converting factor subunit 1, with protein MEIKVLLFAHLQEEAGQAELIVDLDGSSVQDLLQQLGAVFEFSGLSQAMVAVNEEFADDATILNSGDVVALLPPVSGG; from the coding sequence ATGGAAATTAAAGTATTATTGTTTGCCCATCTACAGGAAGAAGCAGGGCAGGCAGAGCTAATTGTCGACTTGGACGGATCATCGGTGCAGGACTTATTGCAGCAATTGGGAGCTGTCTTTGAATTTTCTGGACTTTCACAAGCCATGGTCGCAGTCAACGAAGAATTTGCGGATGACGCCACAATTTTGAATTCTGGCGACGTTGTGGCCCTTCTCCCACCTGTAAGCGGCGGATGA
- a CDS encoding ThiF family adenylyltransferase: MDRYSRQIRFRPIGESGQQQLAEKHILIVGAGALGSSTAEMMVRSGIGKITIIDRDYVEESNLQRQQLFSEEDVEMKWPKAAAAEKRLKEINGWVDIDSIVGEADSMMLQNLVAGVDLIIDGTDNFETRFIINDIAFKNDIPWIYGGCVGSYGMSFVMIPGKTPCLQCLLRKVPTQNQTCETAGVIAPIVQMVAAHQAAEALKILTGNTEDISLGYRTFDLWRGQYMNIKTDTMHNEHCATCGVDASYPFLQKENQTKTTVLCGRSTVQVRPHEKKTISLQELALQAKKAGITVSGNPYLLSFELDDQRMVIFHDGRALVHGTSDEALAKKLYQSILG, encoded by the coding sequence GTGGATAGGTATTCCAGACAAATCCGCTTCAGGCCGATCGGAGAGTCCGGTCAGCAGCAGCTTGCAGAGAAGCATATCCTTATCGTCGGGGCTGGCGCACTCGGTTCGAGCACTGCAGAAATGATGGTGCGCAGCGGGATCGGGAAAATTACGATCATTGACCGTGATTACGTTGAGGAAAGCAACCTTCAACGGCAGCAGCTTTTCTCGGAGGAAGACGTGGAAATGAAGTGGCCAAAGGCGGCAGCTGCAGAAAAAAGACTGAAGGAAATCAATGGTTGGGTCGACATCGATTCCATCGTTGGGGAAGCTGACAGCATGATGTTACAAAACCTAGTCGCAGGCGTCGATTTGATCATTGATGGAACGGATAATTTTGAAACGAGATTCATCATCAATGACATTGCCTTTAAAAACGATATACCATGGATCTATGGCGGATGTGTAGGAAGCTATGGCATGTCTTTTGTCATGATCCCGGGAAAGACGCCATGCCTGCAATGCTTGCTGCGGAAAGTTCCCACACAGAACCAAACGTGTGAGACAGCCGGAGTCATCGCGCCAATCGTACAGATGGTCGCTGCTCATCAGGCTGCAGAAGCGTTGAAGATCCTTACGGGGAATACGGAAGACATCTCTTTAGGATACAGGACATTTGATTTGTGGCGGGGCCAATATATGAATATTAAAACAGACACCATGCACAATGAACATTGTGCAACATGCGGTGTTGATGCCTCATATCCATTCCTGCAAAAGGAGAATCAGACGAAAACGACTGTATTGTGCGGAAGGAGTACGGTGCAGGTCCGTCCACACGAGAAGAAAACCATATCCCTGCAGGAACTGGCGCTGCAGGCGAAAAAAGCCGGGATCACCGTCAGTGGAAATCCTTATCTTTTATCCTTTGAACTGGACGACCAAAGGATGGTCATATTCCATGATGGGCGTGCGCTTGTCCATGGAACATCGGATGAAGCTCTTGCAAAGAAGCTTTATCAGTCCATTTTGGGATAA
- a CDS encoding general stress protein, with protein sequence MYKVEVVQNGVEAVNLVEAFKSEGYGQEEIFIFAHNRDRSEDMSEATDTGEIGMREQGIFESFGNLFKSRGDELRSKMRSLGLTQVEADKYEAELDKGHLVLVATKEAHEMNNTKTY encoded by the coding sequence ATGTATAAAGTAGAAGTCGTCCAAAATGGAGTCGAAGCAGTGAACTTGGTGGAGGCGTTTAAAAGTGAAGGCTACGGACAGGAAGAAATCTTTATCTTTGCCCATAACCGCGATCGATCTGAGGACATGTCCGAAGCAACCGATACAGGTGAAATCGGGATGAGGGAACAAGGCATCTTTGAATCCTTCGGAAATCTATTCAAATCCAGAGGCGATGAGCTTCGTTCAAAAATGAGATCTCTTGGCTTAACACAGGTCGAAGCGGATAAATATGAAGCCGAGCTGGATAAAGGACATTTAGTCCTTGTCGCCACGAAGGAAGCGCACGAAATGAATAATACGAAAACCTATTGA